One region of Sphingomonas abietis genomic DNA includes:
- a CDS encoding L-rhamnose mutarotase: protein MEKIAFRMQLKTGCLADYRRRHDEIWPELVEALKAAGIRDYSIHHDAATDALFAVLWRDDPHGMDDLPSLPVMRRWWDWMAPLMETEADGAPVVWPLETVFHLD from the coding sequence GTGGAGAAGATCGCCTTCAGGATGCAGCTCAAGACGGGGTGTCTTGCCGATTATCGCCGTCGTCATGACGAAATCTGGCCGGAACTGGTCGAGGCTCTGAAGGCCGCCGGCATCAGGGACTATTCCATTCACCACGATGCCGCGACGGACGCACTGTTCGCGGTGCTGTGGCGCGACGACCCCCATGGCATGGACGATCTGCCGTCTCTTCCCGTGATGCGCCGGTGGTGGGACTGGATGGCGCCCCTGATGGAGACCGAGGCCGACGGCGCGCCGGTGGTCTGGCCGCTGGAGACCGTGTTCCACCTCGATTGA
- a CDS encoding amidohydrolase family protein → MTDIPFIDAHVHLWDLAGIRYPWLNPPFDDGGPNGSTESIARNYLLDDYLADAARWNVKGIVHIDAGADPAQALDETRWLEGIAAGQGMPNAIVAFAPLDKPEAEMILERQAAHPHVRGIRQIVNWHRNPMRTYSPADVTQSDDWWHGFGLLARHGLSFDLQCYAGQMAGLAPLIARHPDIPVIINHVGMPIPSDREGITRWRHGMRTMAQYPHVCTKLSGVGFIYRDWTMEQIRPYLLEAIDIFGPDRCLFASDSPTDKLFAPFDRYLDAYHAIVAGFSEDEQRAMFGRNANRVYRLGLDI, encoded by the coding sequence TTGACCGACATCCCGTTCATCGATGCGCATGTCCATTTGTGGGATCTGGCCGGCATCCGCTATCCTTGGCTGAATCCACCGTTTGACGACGGCGGGCCCAACGGTTCGACCGAGAGCATCGCACGCAATTATCTGCTCGACGATTATCTCGCCGACGCGGCGCGGTGGAATGTGAAAGGGATCGTCCACATCGACGCCGGTGCTGACCCGGCCCAAGCGCTCGACGAGACGCGCTGGCTGGAAGGTATCGCGGCTGGACAGGGCATGCCCAACGCGATCGTCGCCTTTGCACCGCTCGATAAGCCCGAGGCGGAGATGATCCTGGAACGGCAGGCGGCGCATCCACACGTTCGCGGGATCCGCCAGATCGTCAACTGGCACCGCAATCCGATGCGGACCTACAGCCCGGCCGACGTCACCCAGAGCGATGATTGGTGGCACGGCTTCGGCCTGCTCGCCCGCCATGGCCTGTCGTTCGATCTGCAATGCTATGCCGGGCAGATGGCAGGTCTCGCCCCTCTGATCGCGCGGCATCCCGACATTCCGGTGATCATCAACCATGTCGGCATGCCCATTCCGTCCGACCGGGAAGGGATTACCCGCTGGCGGCACGGCATGCGGACGATGGCGCAATATCCGCATGTCTGCACCAAGCTTTCGGGCGTCGGCTTCATCTACCGCGATTGGACGATGGAGCAGATCCGCCCCTATCTGCTGGAGGCCATCGATATCTTCGGACCAGACCGATGCCTGTTCGCCAGCGACTCCCCGACCGACAAGCTGTTCGCCCCGTTCGATCGCTATCTCGACGCCTATCATGCGATCGTCGCCGGTTTTTCGGAAGACGAGCAGCGCGCGATGTTCGGACGCAATGCCAACCGGGTCTATCGGCTCGGCCTCGACATCTGA
- a CDS encoding SDR family NAD(P)-dependent oxidoreductase yields the protein MSVYAARFAGRCAIVTGGASGLGRAVAKRIVAEGGKVVLWDLNVEALADARAQTGATAVVALDVSNPAAVAKAATDSAAALGKLDVLVCSAGITGATAPVHEFPIDSWQRVIDINLNGLFYCCRAVVPHLLANGYGRIVNVASVAGKEGNPNASAYSASKSGVIGLTKSLGKELAGRGVIANALTPATFESPILAQLPQSQVDYMRSKIPMGRLGEVDESAAMICFMASEECSFTTASTFDTSGGRTTF from the coding sequence ATGAGCGTCTATGCGGCCCGCTTCGCCGGCCGATGCGCGATCGTCACCGGCGGCGCGTCAGGACTGGGCAGGGCGGTCGCCAAGCGGATCGTCGCGGAGGGCGGCAAGGTCGTCCTGTGGGATCTCAACGTCGAGGCCTTGGCCGATGCGCGCGCGCAGACCGGCGCCACCGCCGTCGTCGCGCTCGACGTGTCCAATCCGGCCGCGGTGGCGAAGGCCGCTACGGACAGCGCCGCTGCGCTCGGCAAGCTCGATGTGCTGGTCTGTTCGGCGGGCATCACCGGCGCGACCGCGCCCGTTCACGAATTTCCGATCGACAGCTGGCAGCGCGTGATCGACATCAATCTCAACGGCCTGTTCTATTGCTGCCGGGCGGTTGTCCCGCACCTGCTCGCCAACGGCTATGGCCGGATCGTCAATGTCGCCTCCGTCGCTGGCAAAGAGGGCAATCCCAACGCGTCGGCCTATTCGGCCTCCAAGTCCGGAGTGATCGGTCTGACCAAGTCGCTCGGCAAGGAATTGGCGGGCAGGGGCGTGATCGCCAACGCCCTGACTCCGGCGACGTTCGAAAGCCCGATCCTCGCCCAGCTGCCGCAGAGCCAAGTCGATTATATGCGCTCCAAGATCCCGATGGGACGGCTCGGCGAGGTCGACGAAAGCGCCGCGATGATCTGTTTCATGGCGAGCGAGGAGTGCAGCTTCACCACGGCCTCCACCTTCGACACCTCGGGTGGACGTACCACCTTCTGA
- a CDS encoding fumarylacetoacetate hydrolase family protein codes for MKLCRYGPAGQEKPGIVDADGAIRDLSSVITDLTPETLAAALAADVAALPVVAGTPRYGVPLKGVGKIVAIGLNYRDHAIESNLPIPTEPMMFMKALSSLHGPNDEVMLPRNATHGDWEVELGVIIGKTCRYVAEADALDHVAGYTLVNDVSERFNQKQRGSQWSKGKGHDTFCPTGPWLVTPDEIGNPQDLDMALDVNGERMQTGNTKTMIFDVKQLISYVSEYVTLYPGDLLITGTPPGVGEGKKPDAVYLKAGDTMKLSIAKLGEQTQQVVAWRRRDDEVTA; via the coding sequence ATGAAGCTTTGCCGTTATGGCCCTGCCGGCCAGGAAAAGCCCGGCATCGTCGATGCCGACGGTGCGATCCGGGATCTGTCGTCGGTGATCACGGATCTCACGCCGGAGACTTTGGCCGCAGCGCTGGCCGCGGACGTCGCCGCGCTGCCGGTGGTGGCGGGAACCCCGCGCTATGGCGTGCCGCTCAAGGGGGTGGGCAAGATCGTGGCGATCGGGCTCAACTATCGGGATCACGCGATCGAATCCAATCTGCCGATCCCGACCGAGCCGATGATGTTCATGAAGGCCCTGTCCAGTCTCCATGGTCCGAACGACGAGGTCATGCTGCCCCGCAATGCCACGCATGGCGATTGGGAGGTCGAATTGGGCGTGATCATCGGTAAGACCTGCCGTTACGTCGCGGAGGCCGATGCGCTCGATCATGTCGCGGGCTACACGCTGGTCAATGACGTGTCCGAGCGCTTCAACCAGAAGCAGCGCGGCAGCCAGTGGAGCAAGGGAAAGGGGCACGACACCTTCTGTCCGACCGGCCCCTGGTTGGTGACGCCGGACGAGATTGGCAATCCGCAGGATCTGGACATGGCGCTCGACGTCAATGGCGAGCGGATGCAGACCGGCAATACGAAGACGATGATCTTCGACGTAAAGCAGCTGATCTCCTACGTCAGCGAATATGTCACCCTCTATCCGGGAGACCTGCTGATCACCGGCACGCCGCCCGGCGTCGGGGAGGGCAAGAAGCCCGACGCGGTCTATCTCAAGGCCGGCGACACCATGAAGCTGAGCATCGCGAAGCTTGGCGAACAGACGCAACAGGTCGTCGCCTGGCGCCGCCGCGACGACGAGGTGACGGCATGA
- the rhmD gene encoding L-rhamnonate dehydratase, translating to MPLPLIRHVRAFVVRGGGADYHDQGEGHWIDDHIATPMSRYPEYRQSRQSFGINILGTLVVEIEAADGTIGFAVTTGGEPACFIVEKHLARFLEGRDPADYEKIWDQMYFSTQYYGRKGLVINAISGVDLALWDLLGKLRQEPVYKLLGGNVREELQFYATGARPDLAKEMGFIGGKLPLHHGPAEGLEGLHKNIAALTEMRSRVGDDFWLMLDCWMSLDLDYATRLAHRAWEEAGLKWIEEALSPDDYWGYAALKKNVPRGLLVTTGEHEATRWGFRMLMDMECCDIIQPDVGWCGGVTELIKIANYADSKGVMMVPHGSSVYSYHFVITRHNSPFAEFLMMHPGPSEVVPMFAPQLLGEPVPVNGRIRASALDKPGFGVELNPDIPLHRPYTH from the coding sequence TTGCCCTTACCATTGATCCGCCATGTGCGTGCCTTCGTGGTGCGTGGCGGCGGCGCCGATTATCACGATCAGGGCGAAGGCCACTGGATCGATGATCATATCGCAACGCCGATGTCGCGATATCCGGAATACCGCCAGTCCCGACAGAGCTTCGGCATCAACATCTTGGGTACGCTGGTAGTCGAGATCGAAGCCGCCGACGGCACGATTGGTTTTGCGGTGACGACCGGCGGCGAGCCCGCCTGCTTCATCGTCGAAAAGCATCTCGCCCGCTTTCTGGAAGGCCGCGATCCGGCCGACTATGAGAAGATCTGGGACCAGATGTATTTCTCGACCCAATATTATGGTCGCAAGGGTCTGGTGATCAACGCGATTTCGGGTGTCGATCTCGCGCTGTGGGATCTGCTCGGCAAGCTGAGGCAGGAGCCGGTCTACAAGCTGCTCGGCGGCAATGTCCGCGAGGAGCTCCAATTCTACGCTACCGGCGCGCGACCCGATCTGGCCAAGGAGATGGGTTTCATCGGTGGCAAGCTACCGCTCCACCATGGTCCGGCCGAAGGCCTGGAAGGCCTGCACAAGAATATCGCCGCGCTGACCGAGATGCGGTCGCGTGTCGGCGACGATTTCTGGCTGATGCTCGACTGCTGGATGTCGCTCGATCTCGATTATGCGACTCGCCTGGCGCATCGCGCGTGGGAAGAAGCCGGCCTGAAATGGATCGAGGAGGCGCTCAGCCCAGACGATTATTGGGGCTATGCGGCGCTCAAGAAGAATGTGCCGCGCGGCCTTCTCGTCACCACCGGCGAGCATGAGGCGACCCGCTGGGGTTTCCGCATGCTGATGGACATGGAATGCTGCGACATCATCCAGCCGGATGTCGGATGGTGCGGTGGCGTCACCGAGCTCATCAAGATCGCCAACTATGCCGACAGCAAGGGCGTGATGATGGTGCCCCACGGCTCCTCCGTCTATTCCTACCACTTCGTCATCACGCGGCATAATTCGCCCTTCGCCGAATTCCTGATGATGCATCCGGGGCCGAGCGAGGTGGTGCCGATGTTCGCGCCGCAGCTGCTCGGCGAGCCGGTGCCGGTCAACGGCCGGATCCGCGCGAGCGCGCTCGATAAGCCGGGCTTCGGGGTCGAGCTGAACCCCGACATTCCCCTGCATCGCCCCTACACTCATTGA
- a CDS encoding IclR family transcriptional regulator — protein sequence MAEIDAAEPVRPSGSQTLFRGLDVLEAVADGVGGLQELADHLELTRSTTYRLAAALVERRYLASTPRGGFRLGSKLLELGSAAHRDIDLVQLARPLIEDLSATTMDTVHLGIMEGDRALYLDKIAGRRRITISSRVGEQQPLSRTGLGKALLLDDSPERWREIYRSEAHDADDETVSAFVSRMTGYASAGHAFDLEENDDRVRCVAAPIRDSSDKIVAAISVSSAVQYMDPERMTEISADVRATAAAISELFGWTGPQGLRPTPSRHK from the coding sequence ATGGCCGAAATCGACGCGGCAGAACCCGTCCGCCCCTCGGGCAGCCAGACGCTTTTCCGGGGTCTGGATGTGTTGGAGGCGGTCGCGGATGGAGTCGGCGGATTGCAGGAACTCGCCGACCATCTCGAGCTCACACGCAGCACCACCTATCGATTGGCCGCGGCGTTGGTAGAGCGCCGCTATCTCGCCTCGACGCCCCGGGGAGGCTTTCGCCTCGGCTCGAAACTGCTCGAATTGGGGTCGGCCGCCCATCGCGACATCGATCTGGTCCAGCTCGCGCGCCCTCTGATCGAGGATCTGTCCGCGACGACGATGGACACGGTGCATCTGGGCATCATGGAGGGTGACCGCGCGCTCTACCTGGACAAGATCGCCGGGCGACGGCGGATCACGATCAGCTCGCGGGTGGGCGAGCAGCAGCCATTGAGCCGAACCGGTCTCGGCAAAGCCTTGCTGCTCGACGACAGCCCGGAGCGCTGGCGCGAAATCTATCGTTCGGAGGCCCACGACGCCGACGATGAAACAGTTTCCGCCTTTGTGAGCCGGATGACCGGCTATGCGAGCGCGGGCCACGCCTTCGATCTGGAAGAGAATGACGATCGCGTCCGGTGCGTGGCAGCACCCATTCGCGATTCGTCCGACAAGATTGTCGCCGCCATCAGCGTGTCGAGTGCCGTCCAATATATGGACCCCGAGCGCATGACGGAGATCAGTGCAGACGTTCGCGCGACGGCCGCGGCGATCAGCGAACTCTTCGGATGGACCGGGCCTCAGGGACTGCGGCCCACGCCATCTCGGCACAAATAA
- a CDS encoding SDR family NAD(P)-dependent oxidoreductase, protein MLLADKTLFITGGSAGIGRATALAAARQGADIAIHYLGHDEGAHSAVAEIEQIGRRAIAIEGDVSDPASARRFVEEGTAALGALDIFVNNAGICPFHAFLDMPGEVFERTMNVNLHGAFYMVQAAANQMVRQGKGGAIVAVSSISALVGGEYQSHYTPTKAGVHSLMQSAAIALGRHGIRCNSVMPGTILTDINKEDLADAAKRQYMEGRIPLGRLGEPDDLAGPIIFLASDLARYVTGASLLVDGGMFVNLQ, encoded by the coding sequence ATGCTGCTTGCAGACAAGACCCTCTTCATCACCGGCGGCTCGGCCGGCATCGGTCGCGCGACGGCGCTGGCGGCCGCCCGGCAGGGTGCGGACATCGCGATCCATTATCTGGGGCACGACGAGGGCGCGCACAGCGCGGTGGCGGAGATCGAGCAGATCGGTCGCAGAGCCATCGCGATCGAGGGCGATGTCTCGGATCCGGCCAGCGCGCGCCGCTTCGTCGAGGAAGGCACGGCGGCCCTCGGCGCGCTCGACATCTTCGTGAACAATGCCGGCATCTGCCCGTTCCACGCCTTTCTCGATATGCCGGGCGAGGTCTTCGAGCGGACGATGAACGTCAATCTACACGGCGCTTTCTACATGGTGCAGGCGGCAGCCAACCAGATGGTGAGGCAGGGCAAGGGTGGCGCGATCGTCGCGGTATCGTCGATTTCCGCGCTGGTCGGCGGCGAATATCAGAGCCACTACACGCCGACCAAGGCAGGTGTGCATTCGTTGATGCAGTCCGCCGCCATCGCGCTCGGCAGGCATGGCATACGCTGCAACTCGGTGATGCCTGGCACGATCCTGACGGATATCAACAAGGAAGACCTCGCAGACGCCGCCAAGCGCCAATATATGGAGGGTCGCATTCCGCTCGGCCGACTGGGCGAGCCCGACGATCTGGCGGGGCCGATCATCTTCCTTGCATCGGATCTCGCGCGCTATGTAACCGGAGCGTCGCTTCTGGTCGACGGCGGCATGTTCGTGAATCTGCAGTGA
- the lldD gene encoding FMN-dependent L-lactate dehydrogenase LldD produces the protein MKAASALDYRELARRRLPKFLFEYIDGGSYAEVTLKRNIADLENIALRQRVLTDVSTLDLTTELFGQKLALPLALAPIGLAGMNARRGEVQAARAAEAAGIPFCLSTVSACPLDEVASAVTRPFWFQLYMIRDRAFMRTLMQSAKRLGCSALVFTVDMPVPGSRYRDYHSGLAGASGVAGDLRRMLQAITHPHWAWDVGIRGRPHQLGNVAPVLGKSTGLEDFFAWMRNNFDPTVSWKDLDFIRSEWDGPLIIKGILDAEDAKIAAEIGADGLVVSNHGGRQLDGVPSSAAALPAIAEAVGDRIAVLADGGVRSGLDVVRMLALGAKGVLLGRAWVYALAGGGQAGVAHLLRLIEAEMRVAMALTSSTTIASINRSTLV, from the coding sequence ATGAAGGCCGCCTCAGCACTCGACTATCGCGAACTCGCGCGTCGGCGCCTGCCCAAATTCCTGTTCGAATATATCGATGGCGGCTCCTATGCGGAGGTGACGCTGAAGCGCAACATCGCCGACCTGGAAAACATAGCCTTGCGGCAACGGGTGTTGACCGATGTCTCGACACTCGATCTTACGACCGAGCTGTTCGGTCAAAAGCTCGCGCTTCCGCTGGCATTGGCACCGATCGGGCTGGCGGGGATGAACGCCCGGCGTGGCGAAGTTCAAGCCGCGCGTGCCGCCGAGGCGGCCGGCATCCCCTTCTGCCTCTCCACGGTGTCGGCCTGCCCGCTTGACGAAGTCGCATCCGCGGTCACCAGGCCATTTTGGTTTCAACTCTACATGATCCGCGATCGCGCGTTCATGCGGACGTTGATGCAGTCGGCGAAACGGCTCGGCTGCTCGGCGCTCGTCTTCACGGTCGATATGCCGGTGCCGGGATCGCGCTACCGAGATTATCATTCCGGTCTCGCCGGCGCGTCGGGGGTTGCCGGGGATCTGAGACGCATGCTTCAGGCGATCACCCACCCGCATTGGGCGTGGGACGTCGGCATTCGCGGACGCCCCCATCAATTGGGCAACGTCGCGCCGGTGCTGGGCAAGAGCACGGGACTTGAAGATTTCTTCGCCTGGATGAGGAATAATTTTGATCCGACCGTGAGTTGGAAGGATCTCGATTTCATCCGATCCGAATGGGACGGCCCCCTGATCATCAAGGGCATCCTCGATGCCGAAGATGCAAAGATTGCAGCGGAGATCGGCGCTGACGGGCTGGTCGTTTCCAATCATGGCGGACGTCAGCTTGATGGCGTCCCGTCGAGTGCCGCTGCCTTGCCGGCCATCGCCGAGGCGGTAGGCGACCGAATCGCCGTCCTTGCAGACGGGGGGGTCCGTTCGGGCCTGGACGTGGTGCGCATGCTGGCCCTGGGTGCAAAAGGCGTCCTGCTCGGCCGGGCCTGGGTCTACGCACTGGCAGGCGGTGGCCAGGCCGGAGTGGCCCATCTGCTGCGTCTCATCGAGGCGGAAATGCGCGTGGCCATGGCTTTGACCAGCAGCACGACCATTGCCTCGATTAATAGAAGTACATTGGTCTAA
- a CDS encoding TonB-dependent receptor domain-containing protein: MKTTNLIIMLMSGTALSFCAPAFAQATDAAGAAGPQTSATPAAPAALAAPAIDTHAAAPAGSGDSAIQEIVVTGSSIRGVAPTGSALTSVTHADIVATGASTTTELLRSVPQLGSFGATGNNTGGNSANIVDQPAIHGIGVGNGGGGLTLVLVDGLRLPGAGINQTAPDPSAIPPSAIERIEVVADGASSIYGSDAVAGVVNFILRKNVNGIEANGRVGFGDGYRTYNGSVLAGKTWSSGSIMFDYEYSENSELNGQERRYYHMQTPSTLCNPANVTVGGVNYALSGTGAMAGGTNTCDVNKANDLFPAQHRHQGLISLRQKIGDSITFRARSIYSRRSVDSRQAISGSNVASGGLSVTETGGPFYDYVVGLGVPAGPQAVTYNPSGDLGQTVTNRIRTETWSSNIGLDADLFSDWKGSIDFNYGRERDRIWQPGINQTLLLSLIASGQYNPYGVGPANTADLVSQVGNYRTHYYGQQTVLEGLAKVDGTLFQLPGGAVKAALGTDLRRERFGATVSVGPDGTPTQTTSVGTRKSYSFYGELFVPIFGTDNAMPGFQKLDLSVSGRYDHYDDVGGTTNPKVGLNWSPIDSLTLHGSFGKSFHAPSLADAGTAIDTRVIRFADFTGAGSSAYSIILAGGNKLQPEKATTWSLGGDLKPVFLPGFKISASYFNIDYKNVITFPGFNVVTEPNNPIYDRYRVYAPTAAEILEATAGMRHDGLSYPDVTQLPTAIYDLRRQNFARQKIDGIDFDISYAFTRAYGSFNIGAAGTWLWKFDQKINGDTVTTSRLNTNYAVNFKARAHLGWAQGPFDATAFVNYINHYRNPIDDSRVKAFTTVDFHGGWKLPLAGFARDTQLTVDVNNLFDKNPPYFYDAGNGAYGYDPTTASALGRVVSVGIRKKF; this comes from the coding sequence ATGAAGACCACCAATCTCATAATCATGTTGATGAGCGGCACCGCCTTGAGCTTTTGCGCCCCCGCATTCGCTCAGGCGACCGATGCGGCCGGTGCCGCCGGACCACAAACGTCCGCGACGCCGGCAGCGCCGGCAGCGTTGGCAGCGCCGGCAATCGACACGCACGCAGCCGCCCCCGCCGGTTCGGGCGATTCCGCGATCCAGGAGATCGTCGTGACGGGCTCCAGCATCCGCGGCGTCGCACCGACCGGATCCGCCCTGACCAGCGTAACCCATGCCGACATCGTCGCAACGGGCGCTTCAACCACCACGGAATTGCTGCGTTCGGTGCCCCAGCTCGGCAGCTTCGGCGCGACGGGGAACAACACCGGCGGCAACTCGGCGAACATCGTGGATCAGCCCGCGATCCACGGTATCGGCGTGGGCAATGGCGGCGGCGGCCTCACGCTTGTCCTCGTCGATGGTCTGCGCCTGCCGGGTGCCGGCATCAACCAGACCGCGCCGGACCCAAGCGCCATCCCGCCATCGGCGATCGAACGGATCGAGGTCGTGGCGGATGGCGCGTCTTCGATTTACGGGTCTGACGCCGTCGCCGGCGTCGTCAACTTCATCCTGCGCAAGAATGTGAATGGCATCGAGGCGAACGGACGGGTCGGCTTCGGAGACGGATATCGGACCTATAATGGCAGCGTCCTTGCCGGCAAGACATGGAGCAGCGGCTCCATCATGTTCGACTATGAATATTCGGAGAATTCCGAACTCAATGGGCAGGAACGCCGCTACTATCACATGCAGACGCCATCGACGCTCTGCAACCCGGCCAATGTCACCGTCGGCGGCGTCAATTACGCCCTGTCGGGTACGGGCGCGATGGCTGGCGGCACCAACACGTGCGACGTCAACAAGGCGAATGACCTGTTTCCAGCCCAACATCGCCATCAAGGCCTGATCTCCTTGCGTCAGAAGATTGGCGACAGCATCACGTTTCGGGCCCGCAGCATCTATTCCCGCCGGTCGGTGGACTCGCGGCAGGCTATTTCCGGCAGCAACGTCGCCAGCGGCGGTTTGAGCGTGACCGAGACCGGAGGGCCGTTCTACGATTATGTCGTCGGCCTTGGCGTCCCCGCCGGCCCCCAGGCGGTGACCTATAACCCTTCGGGCGACCTCGGCCAGACCGTCACCAACCGGATCCGAACCGAGACATGGTCGTCGAATATCGGGCTCGACGCGGATCTGTTCAGCGACTGGAAGGGGTCGATCGACTTTAATTATGGCCGCGAGCGCGACCGCATCTGGCAACCCGGCATCAACCAGACGCTGCTGCTTTCGCTGATCGCCAGCGGTCAATATAACCCTTACGGCGTGGGGCCGGCCAATACGGCCGACCTCGTCTCGCAGGTCGGCAACTACCGCACCCATTATTATGGTCAGCAGACCGTGCTGGAGGGCCTCGCCAAGGTCGACGGCACGCTGTTCCAGCTGCCTGGCGGCGCGGTGAAGGCGGCGCTCGGCACCGATCTGCGCCGTGAGCGCTTCGGCGCCACCGTATCGGTCGGCCCGGACGGCACGCCGACCCAGACCACATCGGTGGGGACACGCAAGAGCTATTCCTTCTACGGGGAATTGTTCGTCCCGATCTTCGGCACCGACAATGCGATGCCGGGCTTCCAGAAACTCGATCTGTCCGTCTCCGGCCGGTACGATCATTATGACGATGTCGGCGGCACCACCAATCCCAAGGTGGGCTTAAATTGGAGCCCCATCGACAGCCTGACATTGCATGGCAGCTTCGGCAAATCCTTCCACGCACCAAGCCTCGCCGATGCGGGCACCGCGATCGACACGCGCGTGATCCGCTTTGCCGACTTCACCGGCGCCGGATCGAGCGCCTATTCGATCATCCTCGCCGGCGGCAATAAACTGCAACCGGAAAAGGCGACGACCTGGTCGCTTGGCGGCGATTTGAAGCCCGTCTTCCTGCCCGGCTTCAAGATCAGCGCGTCATACTTCAACATCGACTATAAGAATGTCATCACCTTCCCGGGGTTCAACGTCGTCACCGAGCCCAACAACCCGATCTATGACCGTTATCGGGTCTATGCGCCGACCGCGGCCGAGATATTGGAAGCGACCGCCGGGATGCGCCACGATGGCCTGTCCTATCCCGACGTGACCCAGCTTCCGACCGCGATCTACGATCTGCGTCGCCAGAATTTCGCGCGGCAGAAGATCGACGGCATCGATTTCGACATATCCTATGCCTTCACCAGGGCCTATGGCTCGTTCAACATCGGCGCGGCCGGAACCTGGTTGTGGAAGTTCGACCAGAAGATCAACGGCGACACGGTCACGACCAGCCGCCTCAACACCAATTATGCCGTCAACTTCAAGGCGCGCGCGCATCTCGGCTGGGCGCAGGGGCCGTTCGACGCGACGGCCTTCGTCAACTACATCAACCATTATCGCAATCCGATCGACGACAGCCGGGTCAAGGCTTTCACGACTGTCGATTTCCATGGTGGTTGGAAGCTTCCGCTCGCGGGATTCGCCCGAGATACGCAACTGACCGTGGACGTGAACAATCTCTTCGACAAAAATCCGCCCTATTTCTACGACGCGGGCAACGGCGCTTATGGTTATGATCCGACGACGGCGTCGGCGCTCGGCCGGGTGGTGTCGGTGGGTATCCGCAAAAAATTCTGA